The Myotis daubentonii chromosome 9, mMyoDau2.1, whole genome shotgun sequence genome has a segment encoding these proteins:
- the DRD4 gene encoding D(4) dopamine receptor produces the protein MGNRSAAEADGLLGGRGAGGGGAGAAAALVGGVLLIGAVLAGNSLVCVSVAAERALQTPTNYFIVSLAAADLLLALLVLPLFVYSEVQGGVWLLSPRLCDALMAMDVMLCTASIFNLCAISVDRFVAVAVPLRYNRQGRGGRQLLLIGATWLLAAAVAAPVLCGLNDTRGRDPTACRLEDRDYVVYSSLCSFLLPCPLMLLLYLATFRGLRRWGAARRAKLHARAPRRPSGPGPPPPAAAAPPEAGPPPPPPRARRSRAKITSRERKAMRVLPVVVGAFLVCWTPFFVVHITRALCPACAVSPRLVSAVTWLGYLNSALNPLIYTVFNAEFRTVFRKALRPCS, from the exons ggcggcgcgggggcggcggcggcgctggTGGGGGGCGTGCTGCTCATCGGCGCGGTGCTCGCGGGGAACTCGCTCGTGTGCGTGAGCGTGGCGGCCGAGCGCGCCCTGCAGACGCCCACCAACTACTTCATCGTGAGCCTGGCGGCCGCGGACCTGCTGCTCGCCCTGCTCGTGCTGCCGCTGTTCGTCTACTCCGAG GTCCAGGGCGGCGTGTGGCTGCTGAGCCCCCGCCTCTGCGACGCGCTCATGGCCATGGACGTCATGCTGTGCACCGCTTCCATCTTCAACCTGTGCGCCATCAGCGTGGACAG GTTCGTGGCCGTGGCCGTGCCCCTGCGCTACAACCGCCAGGGCCGAGGCGGGCGGCAGCTGCTGCTCATCGGCGCCACGTGGCTgctggcggcggcggtggcggcgccCGTGCTGTGCGGCCTCAACGACACGCGCGGCCGCGACCCCACCGCGTGCCGCCTGGAGGACCGCGACTACGTGGTCTACTCGTCCCTGtgctccttcctcctgccctgcccGCTCATGCTGCTGCTCTACTTGGCCACCTTCCGGGGCCTCCGGCGCTGGGGTGCCGCGCGCCGCGCCAAACTGCACGCCCGCGCGCCCCGCCGGCCCAGCGGCCCCGGCCCgccgcctcccgccgccgccgcgcccccCGAGGccggcccgcccccgcccccgccgcgagCCCGCAGGAGCCGCGCCAAGATCACCAGCCGGGAGCGCAAGGCCATGAGGGTCCTGCCCGTGGTGGTCG ggGCCTTCCTGGTTTGCTGGACGCCCTTCTTCGTGGTGCACATCACGCGGGCGCTGTGCCCCGCCTGCGCCGTGTCCCCGCGGCTGGTCAGCGCAGTCACCTGGCTGGGCTACCTGAACAGCGCCCTCAACCCGCTCATCTACACGGTCTTCAACGCCGAGTTCCGCACCGTCTTCCGCAAGGCCCTGCGCCCCTGCagctga